Proteins found in one Salvia splendens isolate huo1 chromosome 10, SspV2, whole genome shotgun sequence genomic segment:
- the LOC121751050 gene encoding GATA transcription factor 12-like: METPEFFQTDYYTSQFTAENAKTSDHFVIDDLLHFPNDDCIDADDSSAPLDNSCNSTFSAATAEHPYFHAADVISNELPLPYDELAELEWVSSFVDESFSSEDLQKLHLIQGLKARTNEAPQAQHYNFQPNPAQTGPTLLSNMPVPGKARSKRSRAAPGSWTSRLFMVSPTPEAPPAMSSSSGSGVAGKKPEAARKKEAPGPGRKCLHCATDKTPQWRTGPMGPKTLCNACGVRYKSGRLVPEYRPAASPTFMLTKHSNSHRKVLELRRQKEVVMAQHHQQQFLHHHHQSVIYDADDYLIHQHIGPDFRQLI; the protein is encoded by the exons ATGGAAACCCcagaattcttccaaacagatTACTACACCTCCCAATTCACGGCGGAGAACGCCAAAACCTCCGACCATTTCGTCATCGATGACCTCCTCCACTTCCCCAACGACGACTGCATTGACGCCGACGACTCCTCCGCCCCTCTTGACAACTCTTGCAACTCCACTTTCTCCGCCGCCACCGCCGAGCACCCCTATTTTCACGCGGCTGACGTCATTTCTAATGAACTGCCCCTGCCG TATGATGAATTAGCTGAGCTGGAATGGGTATCGAGCTTCGTGGACGAATCATTTTCAAGCGAGGATTTGCAAAAGCTTCACCTAATTCAAGGTTTGAAGGCCCGAACCAACGAGGCCCCACAGGCCCAACACTACAATTTCCAGCCCAACCCAGCCCAGACCGGCCCGACCCTCCTCTCCAACATGCCGGTCCCGGGCAAGGCCCGGAGCAAGCGCTCCCGCGCCGCCCCAGGCAGCTGGACCTCCCGCCTCTTCATGGTGTCCCCGACACCCGAGGCACCACCCGCCATGTCATCCTCTTCAGGGTCTGGCGTGGCGGGCAAAAAGCCCGAGGCGGCCCGGAAGAAGGAGGCCCCGGGCCCTGGGAGGAAGTGCCTCCACTGCGCCACGGACAAGACGCCGCAGTGGAGGACAGGGCCTATGGGCCCGAAGACGCTGTGCAACGCGTGCGGCGTCAGGTACAAGTCGGGCCGGCTGGTGCCGGAGTACAGGCCGGCGGCCAGCCCGACTTTTATGCTGACGAAGCACTCGAACTCGCACCGGAAGGTGCTGGAGCTGCGGCGGCAGAAGGAGGTGGTGATGGCGCAGCACCACCAGCAGCAgttcctccaccaccaccaccaaagcGTTATTTATGACGCCGACGATTACTTGATCCATCAACACATCGGGCCGGATTTTCGCCAGCTGATTTAG
- the LOC121753007 gene encoding ultraviolet-B receptor UVR8-like, translating into MEQSDEIPIQSTNLSRKIVAISAGEAHTLALTGDGKVYSWGRGTFGRLGTGSEEDRNLPVLVRFFGVDDEREENLKIVAIAAGAYHSLALADDGSVWGWGYGSYGQIGATGENSMVPSLLDGFFGLGSPSSSAQEYEAKRGKPLKISSVKAGGMMSLAIDDIGSLWIWGNCPHPPLTGSSEGDLEHESISAPAPVWDFHGHTVVKVACGDEHVVALVSAGEAYEGGNLLCYSWGVNSNGQLGLGDTESRWQPAMVETFNLESPWEVYDIACGKSHTALLAQRKRPSDTLESVCWTFGLGDNGQLGHGTTQTLTSPQLVKGLPESVFLVSVDCGLFHTSVVSSAGEVWSWGMERGLGLCPDARYFGADAGDALSPLLIPCNGVYDPRFPEPLQVACGAAHTILVADSGYKLWSWGRGWSGVLGNGRTDDCYVPTLALWPLLSEDFKEDRANNVEQTEQVGEKTPEGSVDADKRLSAAMAEMQLLQSKLSVVERYASMLHGSIFGRPLQDHEIASLQENTKFDIAKEWEAMLESSDQRKLAHLEMFYRNMLAGVKDKLMKKRIQEIVKECLKSQATARTE; encoded by the exons ATGGAGCAAAGTGATGAAATCCCGATACAGTCCACCAATCTTTCTCGCAAAATCGTAGCGATTTCTGCTGGAGAAGCACACACTCTCGCTCTAACTG gtgatgGAAAGGTGTATTCTTGGGGGAGAGGGACATTCGGCCGGCTCGGAACCGGTTCGGAGGAGGACCGGAACCTTCCAGTTCTGGTCAGATTCTTTGGTGTCGATGATGAAAGGGAAGAGAATCTCAAGATTGTTGCAATTGCTGCTGGGGCTTATCACAGTCTTGCTCTTGCAG ATGATGGATCAGTGTGGGGATGGGGTTATGGCTCAT ATGGCCAAATTGGTGCTACCGGAGAAAACTCTATGGTGCCTAGCTTATTAGACGGTTTCTTTGGACTGGGGTCCCCGAGTTCTTCAGCACAAGAATATGAAGCGAAGAGAGGGAAACCACTTAAG ATTTCATCTGTCAAAGCTGGGGGAATGATGTCACTGGCGATAGACGATATTGGGTCGTTGTGGATATGGGGGAACTGTCCCCATCCTCCGCTGACCGGATCATCGGAAGGAGACCTTGAACATGAAAGTATCTCAGCGCCAGCTCCGGTCTGGGATTTCCATGGACACACTGTTGTTAAGGTTGCGTGTGGTGACGAGCACGTTGTTGCATTAGTCAGTGCTGGAGAGGCATATGAAGGCGGCAACCTGCTGTGCTACTCGTGGGGAGTTAACAGCAACGGCCAATTAGGGTTGGGCGACACGGAAAGTAGGTGGCAACCGGCAATGGTGGAAACGTTCAACTTAGAATCCCCGTGGGAGGTCTACGATATAGCTTGTGGTAAGTCGCATACAGCTCTGCTGGCTCAGAGGAAGAGACCGAGTGATACTTTAGAAAGTGTTTGCTGGACGTTTGGCTTGGGGGACAACGGGCAGCTTGGTCACGGAACCACCCAAACTCTAACGTCTCCTCAACTCGTAAAGGGGTTGCCGGAGAGTGTGTTCCTGGTATCGGTAGATTGTGGCTTGTTCCACACGAGTGTCGTCTCGTCTGCTGGAGAAGTGTGGTCTTGGGGAATGGAGAGGGGCCTAGGTTTATGTCCCGATGCTAGGTATTTTGGGGCAGACGCGGGAGATGCTCTTTCTCCTTTATTGATTCCTTGCAATGGGGTATACGACCCCCGGTTCCCGGAGCCTTTGCAGGTTGCGTGCGGTGCTGCCCACACGATTCTTGTTGCAGACTCCGGGTATAAGCTCTGGTCATGGGGTAGGGGATGGAGTGGTGTCCTTGGAAATGGTAGGACGGACGATTGCTACGTCCCCACCTTAGCACTATGGCCGCTTCTCTCCGAGGATTTCAAAGAAGACAGAGCAAACAATGTGGAGCAAACCGAACAAGTTGGAGAAAAAACTCCCGAAGGAAGTGTGGACGCAGATAAAAGACTGTCCGCAGCAATGGCTGAGATGCAGCTTCTCCAGTCAAAACTTTCCGTAGTGGAAAGATATGCAAGCATGCTTCATGGCTCGATTTTTGGGAGGCCTCTCCAAGACCACGAGATCGCCTCTCTCCAGGAGAACACTAAATTTGATATTGCAAAAGAGTGGGAGGCTATGCTGGAATCGTCGGATCAGAGAAAACTCGCACACCTAGAAATGTTCTACCGTAACATGCTTGCCGGTGTGAAAGATAAGCTGATGAAGAAAAGGATACAAGAGATCGTGAAGGAGTGCCTTAAATCACAGGCTACCGCCCGAACTGAATGA